The following are encoded in a window of Telmatobacter sp. DSM 110680 genomic DNA:
- the dusB gene encoding tRNA dihydrouridine synthase DusB: protein MAGKGFTVKKDWDNPREHAMPEGVRVPPEMRIGPVAVSPATVLAPMAGVTDTVFRRFIRHASVFTKDQGLEAKDQRTEIAAVEESVTNAQSGCGLLMTEFTSADGLSRMREAKRKRYLTFYDDEHPIGAQLFGSNAETLAEAARIVQDTGFDTVDLNLGCPAKRVVGCNGGSGLLRDLPKIGEIFRTVRKAVTIPFTVKFRMGWSDTQIVCVELARMAEAEGLNAVALHARTREQGYSGQARWEWIASVKRAVTIPVVGNGDIRTPEDAAAMVAQTGCDAVMIGRAAAANPWIFRQIAQYTATGSYDHPTFSDRHHMIRAYFEMLLAEAEATKDLPRDARLGETAGKMKQFATWFTHGVPGGGRLRKSIYQSKTGQAVLDQVNGFFASQPVEDITLDSASAAFSETAYMCD from the coding sequence ATGGCTGGCAAAGGATTCACAGTTAAGAAGGACTGGGACAATCCCAGAGAGCACGCAATGCCTGAGGGCGTCCGCGTGCCGCCGGAGATGCGCATTGGGCCGGTGGCGGTATCGCCTGCCACAGTGCTGGCGCCCATGGCGGGTGTGACCGACACGGTCTTTCGGCGTTTTATCCGGCACGCCAGCGTATTTACAAAGGATCAGGGATTAGAGGCCAAGGATCAGAGAACAGAAATCGCAGCCGTCGAGGAGTCTGTCACGAATGCACAGTCCGGGTGCGGATTATTGATGACGGAATTCACCTCTGCGGACGGCCTCTCAAGGATGCGGGAAGCGAAGCGCAAACGTTATTTGACCTTTTACGATGACGAGCATCCGATCGGCGCACAATTGTTTGGATCAAACGCCGAGACACTTGCGGAAGCCGCCCGCATTGTGCAAGATACGGGTTTCGATACGGTAGATCTGAATCTGGGCTGCCCGGCCAAGCGAGTCGTGGGATGCAACGGCGGATCAGGCCTGCTGCGCGATCTGCCCAAGATCGGCGAGATCTTCCGCACCGTTCGAAAAGCGGTCACGATTCCCTTCACCGTTAAGTTTCGGATGGGTTGGAGCGACACGCAGATCGTATGCGTAGAATTGGCCCGGATGGCGGAAGCGGAAGGCCTGAATGCCGTCGCGCTGCATGCGCGAACCCGCGAACAGGGTTATAGTGGGCAAGCTCGCTGGGAATGGATTGCGTCGGTGAAGCGGGCTGTAACCATCCCGGTCGTCGGCAATGGAGATATCCGCACGCCGGAGGACGCCGCTGCGATGGTGGCGCAGACGGGGTGCGATGCAGTGATGATTGGACGAGCTGCTGCGGCTAATCCTTGGATTTTCAGACAGATTGCGCAGTATACGGCGACCGGGAGCTATGATCATCCCACCTTTTCTGACCGTCATCATATGATCCGGGCTTACTTCGAAATGCTGCTGGCGGAAGCCGAAGCCACCAAAGATCTTCCCCGCGACGCTCGATTGGGCGAGACGGCCGGCAAAATGAAGCAGTTTGCGACATGGTTTACGCACGGTGTGCCCGGTGGCGGACGACTCCGCAAGTCCATCTATCAATCAAAAACCGGCCAGGCCGTTCTGGATCAGGTGAATGGTTTCTTTGCGTCCCAGCCTGTCGAGGACATTACCTTGGACAGTGCCTCGGCGGCCTTCTCTGAGACCGCCTATATGTGCGATTGA
- a CDS encoding ATP-binding protein — MSECEICGGVGLVRVKSDAGLWVSRACECQESQAEDLRIKSARIPNKYRKCTLDSYWIDFTNAHESLNSALRTARKFVDAYPIDTKGKGLLFVGANGLGKTHLAVGVLQRLIRERGVQGLFFDYRELLKHIQSSYNPQVQATELEILRPILNAEVLIIDDIGTQKPTDWVWDTVAYVLNARYNGELSTIITTHFPALPAGKGQLTDPEKAAREISLGDRIGDSMLSRLCEMCIRVEMSGGDFRQSVKRASFGS, encoded by the coding sequence ATGAGTGAATGCGAAATCTGCGGCGGAGTAGGCCTGGTCCGCGTTAAATCCGACGCCGGCCTGTGGGTTTCCCGCGCGTGCGAGTGCCAGGAGTCGCAGGCCGAGGATCTTCGCATCAAATCCGCACGAATACCAAACAAATACCGCAAGTGCACGCTCGATTCATACTGGATTGATTTCACAAATGCCCACGAGTCTTTGAACAGCGCTCTGCGCACTGCCCGGAAGTTCGTAGACGCTTATCCAATCGATACGAAAGGAAAGGGACTCTTGTTCGTCGGAGCAAACGGGCTCGGGAAGACGCATCTTGCAGTCGGAGTTTTGCAGCGTCTTATCCGCGAACGCGGTGTTCAAGGGCTTTTTTTCGACTATCGTGAATTGCTTAAACATATCCAGAGTAGTTATAACCCGCAGGTGCAAGCGACAGAACTCGAGATCCTGCGTCCCATTCTCAATGCAGAGGTCCTAATCATTGATGACATTGGTACTCAGAAGCCGACAGATTGGGTATGGGACACAGTCGCGTATGTTCTTAACGCTCGATACAACGGAGAACTATCAACAATTATCACAACACATTTTCCAGCATTGCCTGCTGGCAAAGGACAGTTAACAGATCCCGAAAAGGCCGCTCGCGAAATATCACTTGGAGATCGAATTGGCGACAGTATGCTGTCGCGCTTATGCGAAATGTGCATTCGCGTGGAAATGTCGGGCGGTGATTTCCGTCAGTCCGTAAAGCGTGCCAGCTTCGGATCGTAG
- a CDS encoding SGNH/GDSL hydrolase family protein, producing the protein MSRISLRIAIAVLFGILEICSIEAAAQEPGNVPETQAPAPVAAKHPDNDYWRKHDQQLLTDFPWLERFKEADLKLGPPAAGQARVVFMGDSITEGWHFDTPGGVFAAKPYINRGISGQTTPQMVLRFHQDVIALQPKVVVILAGTNDIAGNTGPMTLEETEANLAAMAEMADANHIRVVLCSVLPAYDYPWQPGLTPAPKIKLINAWMRGYAAARGYVYVDYHSAMKDARDGLPVKLSQDGVHPTQAGYDVMTPLVEEGIAKALAK; encoded by the coding sequence GTGAGTCGGATCTCATTACGTATTGCCATTGCCGTTCTCTTTGGAATTTTGGAAATTTGCTCGATTGAAGCTGCGGCGCAGGAACCGGGGAATGTTCCTGAGACCCAAGCGCCAGCACCGGTCGCTGCGAAGCACCCGGACAATGATTACTGGAGGAAGCACGATCAGCAACTGCTGACGGATTTCCCGTGGCTTGAGCGATTCAAGGAGGCTGACTTGAAACTGGGCCCACCAGCGGCAGGTCAGGCGCGGGTCGTGTTCATGGGCGATTCGATTACGGAGGGGTGGCACTTCGATACACCGGGGGGAGTATTTGCAGCGAAGCCCTACATCAATCGGGGCATCAGCGGACAGACGACGCCGCAGATGGTGCTGCGTTTCCACCAGGATGTGATTGCGCTGCAGCCGAAGGTCGTAGTTATTCTTGCCGGCACCAACGATATTGCCGGAAACACGGGACCGATGACTCTGGAGGAGACAGAAGCCAATCTCGCTGCAATGGCAGAGATGGCAGATGCGAATCACATTCGGGTGGTGTTGTGTTCCGTTCTGCCGGCGTATGACTATCCGTGGCAGCCTGGATTGACGCCCGCTCCAAAAATTAAGCTGATCAACGCCTGGATGAGGGGCTACGCCGCAGCGCGTGGGTATGTTTATGTCGACTACCACTCAGCTATGAAGGATGCGCGTGATGGGTTGCCAGTTAAGCTCAGCCAGGACGGCGTGCATCCGACGCAAGCCGGTTACGATGTCATGACTCCGCTGGTCGAAGAAGGAATTGCAAAGGCACTGGCGAAATAG
- a CDS encoding VCBS repeat-containing protein — translation MKNLHVPVVVAGAAMFGLFASHSLLSQTLSKQFVVPQQLSGVTSTLIGVGDLNGDGRPDILYQNSAQIATGNGTFKTIAESITFPQGSILADVNGDKKLDVVVAVPADEQCDYNPDGSSYCNINSDAMLKVYFGNGDGTFRTGTSFDLGQEGANLATLAMVDVNGDGKPDAIVTFVGYSEDPASQDGFVLLNDGTGNFKLAQGTYGYRPVLASGDFNGDGKIDLAVGLGPTILYGKGDGTFTTGASYSLNANAAVVGDFNHDGHLDLAVSNYTTGIYTLWGQTGGTLAAPKLIFPFGASYIQAADLNHDGYLDLIAASSSSFDVYTNQRNGTFSSPRVFAASGNSFYPSQFGLADFNRDGYLDIAFQNQVAYGTSGASFNDPIVTQSAYAGGVVSADFNSDGIDDVAIMNFSTGAVTVFTGSGKGYFNAGKTYATPIISGNIAVGDVNGDGVKDIVVTRGIQSPVTNADDVSVLLGNADGTFRSAISSKILGGPAPYTYNRQSFAVDVNHDGKADLIGYWGVALGKGDGTFSAPKPFPSQALPVIALAVGDINHDGNEDIMVAESTNASIFTLVGDGHGNFTVKNTEKLNYTHPQINALTLGDINGDGSLDLIYDYSASPTVGSYDRIVVEFNDGSGTFGNAVGVRLPYEGSAAYNTLLVDDFNRDGKMDILDVMGGGYVYQPTSGDSILINGTGGGGLAAPQYFPLQMIDGVALDINGDGAPDLAGPSLDNVGVERVLNTGAKQ, via the coding sequence TTGAAAAACCTGCATGTTCCTGTCGTGGTGGCGGGTGCGGCGATGTTCGGCCTTTTCGCTTCTCACTCACTGCTGAGCCAAACCCTTTCAAAACAGTTCGTTGTACCGCAGCAGCTCAGTGGAGTAACAAGCACTTTAATTGGAGTTGGCGACCTGAACGGCGATGGCCGTCCCGACATTCTCTATCAGAACAGCGCTCAGATCGCGACCGGCAACGGCACCTTCAAAACCATCGCTGAATCGATCACTTTTCCGCAGGGATCAATCCTTGCTGACGTCAACGGCGATAAAAAGCTCGACGTCGTGGTGGCGGTCCCGGCTGATGAACAATGCGACTACAATCCTGACGGCTCCTCGTACTGCAATATCAATTCGGACGCTATGCTCAAGGTTTACTTCGGGAACGGAGATGGAACGTTTCGCACCGGCACCAGCTTTGACCTCGGTCAAGAAGGCGCCAACCTCGCAACTTTGGCCATGGTTGACGTGAATGGAGATGGAAAACCCGATGCGATCGTGACGTTCGTCGGCTACTCAGAAGATCCCGCGTCGCAGGATGGTTTTGTTCTTCTCAATGACGGAACTGGAAATTTCAAACTAGCTCAGGGAACCTATGGCTATCGACCCGTGCTCGCCAGTGGCGACTTTAATGGCGATGGCAAGATCGATCTGGCTGTAGGCTTGGGCCCCACTATTCTCTACGGCAAAGGCGATGGCACCTTCACCACTGGAGCGTCCTATTCGCTGAATGCAAATGCCGCAGTTGTGGGTGACTTCAACCACGACGGGCATCTTGATCTTGCAGTATCCAATTACACCACCGGGATCTATACTCTTTGGGGACAAACCGGGGGAACCTTAGCCGCGCCCAAACTCATCTTCCCGTTCGGAGCCAGCTACATTCAGGCTGCTGACCTGAATCACGACGGCTATCTCGACCTGATTGCTGCCTCAAGTTCTTCCTTTGACGTATACACCAATCAGCGCAATGGCACCTTCTCCAGCCCACGCGTCTTCGCTGCTTCTGGAAATAGCTTCTATCCCTCGCAGTTCGGCCTGGCCGACTTCAACCGCGACGGCTACCTCGATATTGCCTTCCAGAATCAAGTCGCTTATGGAACTTCCGGTGCGTCTTTCAACGATCCAATCGTCACCCAAAGCGCATATGCAGGCGGCGTGGTAAGTGCTGACTTCAACAGCGACGGAATCGACGATGTCGCCATCATGAATTTTTCAACCGGAGCCGTGACTGTGTTTACAGGGTCGGGCAAAGGGTATTTCAATGCAGGTAAAACTTATGCCACCCCGATTATCTCCGGCAACATCGCGGTGGGAGACGTCAACGGTGACGGCGTCAAGGACATCGTTGTCACAAGAGGCATCCAAAGTCCTGTCACCAACGCTGACGACGTGAGCGTCTTACTTGGCAATGCGGATGGAACATTCCGGAGCGCCATCTCGAGCAAGATACTTGGGGGCCCCGCTCCATACACCTACAATCGCCAGAGTTTTGCGGTGGATGTGAATCACGATGGCAAGGCAGACCTGATTGGCTACTGGGGAGTTGCGCTGGGTAAGGGCGATGGCACATTCTCCGCGCCAAAACCATTTCCGTCGCAGGCACTTCCGGTGATTGCCCTGGCCGTGGGAGACATCAATCATGACGGCAACGAGGACATCATGGTTGCAGAATCCACAAACGCGTCCATCTTCACGCTCGTTGGTGACGGCCATGGAAACTTCACAGTGAAGAACACCGAAAAACTCAACTACACACACCCGCAGATCAACGCGCTCACCCTTGGAGATATCAACGGAGATGGCAGTCTCGATCTGATCTATGACTATTCCGCCAGTCCCACCGTCGGATCCTACGATCGCATTGTCGTCGAGTTTAACGATGGATCGGGCACGTTCGGAAACGCAGTTGGCGTTCGTCTGCCCTATGAAGGAAGCGCCGCATACAACACCTTGCTGGTCGATGATTTCAACCGCGATGGCAAAATGGATATCCTTGACGTGATGGGCGGAGGCTACGTCTATCAGCCCACGAGTGGAGATTCCATTCTCATCAACGGCACAGGCGGTGGAGGCCTCGCAGCGCCACAGTACTTCCCATTGCAGATGATCGACGGAGTTGCACTCGATATAAATGGTGACGGCGCTCCCGATCTTGCCGGACCGTCGTTGGACAATGTTGGCGTCGAACGCGTTTTGAATACGGGCGCAAAACAATAA
- a CDS encoding DUF892 family protein: MLYGTHHAQRLSKPSRTLYRTAALPLSAENQIVDGLPKMIEHAEESQLKQAFQTHLEETRNHVTRLERLLGDLINDPTDKKDPILAAIVGSGENITKETDARAVRDAGLIATAQKVEHYEIASYGCARDWAETLGLNEHAAILEQTIQEEKHADKLLTEISHTANATAAM, translated from the coding sequence ATACTATATGGGACTCATCACGCCCAACGACTTTCCAAGCCTTCGCGAACTTTATACCGCACAGCTGCGCTACCGCTATCCGCCGAAAATCAAATTGTCGATGGACTTCCGAAGATGATTGAGCATGCAGAGGAATCCCAGCTCAAGCAGGCCTTTCAGACCCATTTGGAGGAAACGCGAAATCACGTTACACGTCTTGAGCGGCTTCTCGGAGATTTGATCAATGACCCTACCGATAAGAAAGACCCGATCTTGGCTGCAATTGTAGGATCAGGCGAAAACATCACCAAGGAGACCGATGCCCGCGCTGTGCGCGACGCAGGTCTCATCGCAACTGCTCAAAAGGTTGAGCACTATGAGATCGCATCCTATGGCTGCGCACGCGATTGGGCCGAAACACTTGGACTCAACGAACACGCTGCGATTCTGGAGCAAACCATTCAGGAAGAAAAACACGCGGACAAACTGCTGACAGAAATTTCTCACACCGCCAATGCCACCGCCGCAATGTAA
- the rpmE gene encoding 50S ribosomal protein L31, whose product MPKEKIHPNYAAVKVMCACGNNFETRSTHKGDIHVEICSNCHPFFTGKQRLVDTAGRVERFRRKYAKAIEASPAK is encoded by the coding sequence ATGCCCAAGGAAAAGATTCATCCCAACTATGCCGCGGTGAAGGTAATGTGCGCCTGCGGAAACAACTTTGAGACGCGGTCGACCCACAAGGGCGACATTCACGTGGAAATCTGCTCGAACTGCCACCCGTTCTTCACCGGCAAGCAGCGCCTGGTCGACACGGCTGGACGCGTAGAACGGTTCCGCCGCAAGTACGCCAAAGCCATTGAGGCTTCTCCGGCAAAGTAG